A region of Myxococcus stipitatus DSM 14675 DNA encodes the following proteins:
- a CDS encoding dienelactone hydrolase family protein, giving the protein MQDVDIKTADGVMDAKLVRPEGPGAWPAVIMLPDGFGVRPVFESMARQLSSQGFVVLLPNVFYRDGHASRLEIANGSFADEAFRTRLYALIGSLTPARQKVDAAAELDFLAGLPFVKGQKAGVAGYCFSGGLAVRMAADFPDRIGAVASSHGGRLATDAPDSPHLLLGDVKAELYFGHADQDGSMPLADIQRLEEALRASGLKFRSELYPGALHGYSVEGRPAFNAQVAQTHWDRLFDLFGRTLPR; this is encoded by the coding sequence ATGCAGGATGTCGACATCAAGACCGCGGACGGAGTCATGGACGCGAAGCTGGTCCGACCTGAAGGCCCGGGCGCCTGGCCCGCGGTCATCATGCTTCCGGACGGCTTTGGCGTCCGCCCCGTGTTCGAGTCCATGGCCCGGCAGCTGTCGTCCCAGGGCTTCGTCGTGCTGCTGCCCAACGTCTTCTATCGGGACGGACACGCGTCGCGACTGGAGATCGCCAACGGCTCGTTCGCCGACGAGGCCTTCCGCACGCGCCTCTATGCGCTCATCGGTTCACTCACGCCCGCGCGGCAGAAGGTGGACGCCGCCGCGGAGCTGGACTTCCTGGCCGGGCTGCCCTTCGTGAAGGGCCAGAAGGCGGGCGTGGCGGGCTACTGCTTCAGCGGCGGCCTGGCCGTGCGCATGGCGGCGGACTTCCCGGACCGCATCGGCGCGGTGGCGTCCTCGCATGGCGGCCGACTGGCCACGGATGCCCCGGACAGTCCCCACCTGCTCCTCGGCGACGTGAAGGCGGAGCTGTACTTCGGCCACGCGGACCAGGACGGCAGCATGCCCCTGGCCGACATCCAGCGACTGGAAGAGGCGCTGAGGGCCTCGGGCTTGAAGTTCCGCTCGGAGCTCTACCCCGGCGCCCTGCATGGCTACTCGGTGGAAGGGCGCCCCGCGTTCAACGCCCAGGTGGCCCAGACACACTGGGACCGGCTGTTCGACCTGTTCGGCCGCACGCTCCCCCGCTGA
- a CDS encoding alpha/beta hydrolase: MRTFLFSLWLALPSGALAEPPHKSGEVVIERGSVELEPGTRVSYEVGTLYVPENRRNPESRLIGVGFARLKAPRPTGAPPVFWLPGGPGLSVLGSLLDNDAAGKGRLRSWLNFGVVGDLVVVEQRGYTRRGEMLEAATVASPLDRPVSVKEEAEAMRAMARRAVAENPDKDLSGYDLGELVADVDAVRRALGYSKVSLFGGSFGSQWSLALMRLHPEIVARAVLSGVEPLNNGYDMPSHVFGALQRIAYDADRDAGLAPYRPEGGLMEAVRALHRRFAAAPVRVQVRDSAGRSQTVVLGAEDLQLALNSHTQEGEQWPAFILSLYHGHYEDWARDVIAERAAGKTKLIGPLIDSSLGVTAEREHQLRTDAAVAMLGTWNFEANIASASDWPTRDMGDALRKPVSSTIPVVFVHGDWDTSTPIDNTLGLLPYFPNGHAIQVHRGGHDGAFYLLRNEPAVKSAVYEFLKTGKTAGLPHEVTLPVPGFPLPSFAPPGAATKASAGTPTP, from the coding sequence ATGCGCACGTTCTTGTTCTCACTGTGGCTGGCCCTGCCGTCAGGCGCCCTGGCTGAACCGCCGCACAAGTCGGGGGAGGTGGTCATCGAGCGAGGGTCCGTCGAGCTCGAGCCGGGCACTCGGGTGAGCTACGAGGTCGGGACACTCTATGTCCCCGAGAACCGCCGGAACCCGGAGAGCCGGCTCATCGGTGTGGGGTTCGCGCGTCTCAAGGCGCCTCGGCCCACGGGGGCGCCGCCGGTGTTCTGGTTGCCGGGGGGGCCGGGGCTGAGTGTCCTCGGCTCGCTCCTCGACAACGATGCGGCGGGGAAGGGCCGGCTGCGCTCCTGGCTCAACTTCGGGGTCGTGGGGGACCTGGTGGTCGTGGAGCAGCGTGGGTACACCCGGCGGGGCGAGATGTTGGAGGCGGCGACGGTTGCATCACCCCTGGACCGGCCTGTCTCCGTGAAGGAGGAGGCCGAGGCCATGCGTGCAATGGCTCGGAGGGCCGTCGCGGAGAACCCGGACAAGGACCTGTCGGGCTATGACCTCGGCGAGCTCGTCGCGGACGTGGACGCCGTGCGGCGTGCGCTGGGCTATTCGAAAGTCAGCCTGTTTGGTGGGAGCTTCGGCTCACAGTGGAGCCTGGCGTTGATGCGACTGCATCCGGAGATTGTCGCGCGCGCGGTGCTGTCCGGGGTGGAGCCGCTGAACAATGGCTATGACATGCCTTCACATGTCTTCGGGGCGCTCCAGCGCATCGCCTACGACGCGGACCGGGACGCGGGCCTCGCGCCCTACCGTCCGGAGGGTGGCTTGATGGAGGCCGTGCGCGCGCTCCACCGCCGCTTCGCCGCGGCGCCGGTGCGTGTCCAGGTCCGTGACAGCGCGGGACGGAGTCAGACGGTGGTCCTGGGGGCGGAGGACCTTCAGCTCGCGCTGAACAGCCACACGCAGGAGGGCGAGCAATGGCCGGCCTTCATCCTGTCGCTCTATCACGGGCACTACGAGGACTGGGCGCGCGACGTCATCGCCGAGCGGGCGGCGGGCAAGACGAAGCTCATTGGCCCGTTGATTGATAGCAGCCTGGGGGTCACGGCGGAGCGTGAGCATCAACTGCGGACGGACGCGGCGGTGGCGATGCTGGGGACGTGGAACTTCGAGGCGAACATCGCGTCCGCGTCCGACTGGCCGACACGCGACATGGGGGATGCGCTGCGGAAGCCGGTGTCGAGCACGATTCCCGTCGTGTTCGTGCATGGGGATTGGGACACGTCGACGCCCATCGACAACACGCTGGGGTTGTTGCCGTACTTCCCCAACGGGCACGCCATCCAGGTCCACCGAGGTGGCCACGACGGCGCGTTCTATCTGCTCCGGAACGAGCCGGCCGTGAAGAGCGCGGTCTACGAGTTCCTCAAGACGGGGAAGACAGCGGGCCTGCCGCACGAGGTGACCTTGCCGGTGCCGGGCTTCCCCCTGCCATCCTTCGCGCCCCCTGGGGCCGCGACGAAGGCGAGCGCGGGCACTCCCACGCCGTGA
- a CDS encoding helix-turn-helix domain-containing protein has protein sequence MDQDLAITIGATARAAREQMGLTQAEVAERVGLVAPVYSRLERGQMLPSVPTLFRLCTELKVSSEELLGLEASGRSGTGPRAKEDDAPSLRRLLHLARKLDEGKLDALVHVATELAR, from the coding sequence ATGGACCAGGACCTGGCAATCACCATTGGCGCGACGGCCCGTGCCGCCCGAGAGCAGATGGGGCTCACCCAGGCCGAAGTCGCGGAGCGCGTGGGACTGGTGGCCCCCGTCTACAGCCGCCTCGAGCGCGGGCAGATGCTGCCCAGCGTCCCCACCCTGTTCCGACTCTGCACCGAGCTGAAGGTCTCTTCCGAGGAGCTGCTCGGCCTCGAGGCCTCTGGCCGGAGCGGGACAGGGCCCCGCGCCAAGGAGGACGATGCGCCCTCCCTGCGGCGGCTGCTGCACCTCGCGCGGAAGCTGGACGAGGGGAAGCTGGACGCACTCGTCCACGTCGCCACGGAGCTGGCCCGCTAG
- a CDS encoding serine/threonine-protein kinase has product MSISTDEVSTDDPRSPRAPPFRPHFLFKAGAVRYEAVEELERRQSGEVLLLAHRKVGKEALTSRCFVRRLPSPTTHLRRRRLVEEVQLAMRLNHPALAKVHHVGICDDALHVVMEYVPGPSLETLVSAAVVRGFPMTESFALYVGTELAEVLHHAHTVVDEEGRSLGIVHRDVNPRHVVVGVHGEVKLMNFGAAYSLLIGREESPRSLVRGDVAYASPEYIRRGALSPRSDVFSLGVVLVELLTGTHLFDVTDVPSGFAGRVLRVETLPSLPLHQMQVLLSRFSPDFVEEAVAPLAADVKAVLHKALRAHPEERFASAAELRDALRKLQATRGESYGRANLQEEVARVLADGGAMRAKVEFGEAGLYPEGLDAHELPEPEEK; this is encoded by the coding sequence ATGTCCATTTCCACCGATGAAGTCAGCACGGACGACCCCCGCTCTCCCCGAGCGCCGCCGTTCCGACCGCACTTCCTCTTCAAGGCGGGGGCCGTCCGCTATGAGGCCGTGGAGGAGCTGGAGCGGCGCCAGTCCGGGGAGGTGCTGCTCCTGGCTCACCGCAAGGTGGGCAAGGAGGCGTTGACGAGCCGCTGCTTCGTCCGACGCCTGCCCAGCCCCACCACCCACCTGCGCAGGCGACGACTGGTGGAGGAGGTGCAACTGGCCATGCGCCTCAACCACCCGGCCCTGGCCAAGGTGCACCACGTGGGGATTTGTGACGACGCGCTCCACGTCGTCATGGAGTACGTGCCGGGCCCCTCGCTGGAGACGCTCGTGTCGGCGGCCGTGGTGAGAGGGTTTCCCATGACCGAGTCCTTCGCGCTCTACGTGGGCACGGAGCTGGCGGAGGTGCTGCACCATGCGCATACGGTGGTGGACGAGGAGGGACGGTCGCTCGGCATCGTCCACCGGGACGTCAACCCCCGGCACGTCGTGGTGGGCGTGCACGGCGAGGTGAAGCTGATGAACTTCGGCGCGGCCTACTCGCTGCTCATCGGGCGGGAGGAGTCGCCGCGGAGCCTGGTCCGAGGCGATGTGGCGTATGCCTCTCCGGAGTACATCCGGCGCGGGGCGCTGAGTCCTCGCTCGGATGTCTTCAGCCTGGGCGTGGTGCTGGTGGAGCTCCTGACGGGCACCCACCTCTTCGATGTGACGGATGTTCCCTCGGGCTTCGCGGGGCGGGTGCTGCGCGTGGAGACCCTTCCGTCCTTGCCCTTGCACCAGATGCAGGTGCTGCTCTCCCGCTTCAGTCCGGACTTCGTGGAGGAGGCGGTGGCGCCGCTGGCGGCCGACGTGAAGGCCGTGCTGCACAAGGCCCTGCGCGCCCACCCGGAGGAGCGCTTCGCCTCGGCCGCGGAGCTGCGAGACGCCCTGCGGAAACTCCAGGCGACACGCGGCGAGTCCTACGGGCGGGCGAACCTGCAGGAGGAGGTGGCGCGCGTGCTGGCCGACGGGGGCGCGATGCGCGCCAAGGTGGAGTTTGGCGAGGCGGGCCTCTACCCCGAGGGCCTGGATGCCCACGAGCTGCCCGAGCCCGAGGAGAAATAG
- a CDS encoding DUF4240 domain-containing protein: MSEEVFWDLIARFNWKKSGDDEAVLRPVVTALSKMEVEDIFAFDDILAEKLYALDTREICRGTYRGTLDPDDGGQYISADDFLYSRCVIVANGKGLFERALADPMGVPQEMEFEALLSVAREAFEKKTGGEYEHLTPLSWESFSNKEGWKPTSATRPGPYTSEAVPPGNRRPT; encoded by the coding sequence ATGAGCGAAGAGGTGTTCTGGGACCTCATCGCACGGTTCAACTGGAAGAAGTCCGGAGACGACGAGGCGGTCTTGCGCCCGGTCGTCACCGCGCTGTCGAAGATGGAGGTCGAGGACATCTTCGCCTTCGACGACATCCTGGCGGAGAAGCTCTACGCGCTCGACACGCGCGAGATCTGCCGGGGGACGTATCGCGGGACGCTCGACCCGGATGATGGCGGGCAATACATCTCGGCGGACGACTTCCTGTACAGCCGGTGTGTCATCGTCGCCAACGGGAAGGGCCTGTTCGAGCGGGCCCTCGCCGACCCCATGGGGGTTCCGCAGGAGATGGAGTTCGAGGCGCTCCTGTCGGTGGCGCGCGAGGCCTTCGAGAAGAAGACGGGAGGGGAGTACGAGCACCTCACCCCGCTCTCCTGGGAGAGCTTCAGCAACAAGGAGGGGTGGAAGCCGACGTCCGCGACGCGCCCCGGTCCATACACGAGCGAGGCGGTCCCTCCGGGCAACAGGCGCCCGACCTGA
- a CDS encoding ABC transporter permease, whose translation MQSTERQTRYRWTYLWAGALVALAGFVLLAVALASAQAWAEASSTLGLCLLGWGSLAQLLNAVLLVPQPSAETPLHTGLLLAGTAVWLAGWGLIAAGIRRAPESSQGPSPAAGAPLYPRLARYQDFYWGTLLAYGGGFLLAEAVILLLQTVLAGGASPSDLVAGAAKRAGGMEPPGAFAIALAAGAMVAFLAGFIGASRARRLSLPEATIGVLYLGLPIPIVLTLMERIPELQLALGYHLHQVTYVAGLLGRPELGYWLVFAFLVLALVLGVNTGFVAAGSGRVDVKMGFELFVARRHVEVFRPSLLLGTLAVLMLGIIPPLLIYFIIRSAEASVERTRIRKLGLADPLAAASDLHRLKQHEQSPTMMMTALSVGGVGVGVMALIITLSVMSGFEAELQRKILGTNAHAVVSKYAGDMTEFQQVMEDVRKVPGVVGQTPFIINQVMIVSEGNVNGVVIKGIDPDTVGEVADLPKNLLDGATLDALSHPEKVAPRSHPEEGGHPPTEESKAPVALPGIIVGRELAASLRVKVGDQVSVVSPMGTEVGVSMPTPKSRGFRVVAIFYAGMNEYDSKFVYIHLEEAQDFFDVKGATGIELKVADIDEARNISSQVTKALGGYPYRARDWGAMNRTLFSALRLQKLVMGIILSIIIIVAAGLIVATVVMLVLEKRKEISVLKALGVPDGGIVKIFLAEGLQIGVAGGFLGLLSGLSWCVFIEKVGIKLDAAVYFMPELPVRIEPVQTVLAVVIAVLVTYLASIYPALKASSVEPVEGLKAE comes from the coding sequence GTGCAGTCCACGGAACGGCAGACCCGCTATCGTTGGACCTACCTCTGGGCGGGGGCGCTGGTCGCCCTCGCGGGCTTCGTCCTGCTCGCGGTGGCGCTCGCGTCCGCGCAGGCGTGGGCGGAGGCCAGCTCCACGCTGGGGCTCTGCCTGCTGGGCTGGGGCAGCCTGGCCCAGCTCCTGAACGCGGTCCTGCTGGTGCCGCAGCCGTCCGCCGAGACGCCGCTCCACACGGGCCTGCTGCTCGCGGGCACGGCGGTGTGGCTCGCCGGCTGGGGCCTCATCGCCGCGGGCATCCGCCGCGCACCCGAGTCCTCGCAGGGCCCGAGTCCTGCCGCTGGCGCCCCGCTGTACCCTCGGCTGGCGCGCTACCAGGACTTCTACTGGGGCACGCTGCTGGCCTACGGCGGAGGCTTCCTGCTGGCGGAGGCCGTCATCCTCCTCCTCCAGACGGTGCTGGCCGGGGGCGCCTCGCCCTCGGACCTGGTGGCGGGCGCGGCGAAGCGGGCCGGGGGCATGGAGCCCCCCGGGGCTTTCGCCATCGCGCTGGCGGCGGGCGCGATGGTGGCCTTCCTCGCGGGCTTCATCGGTGCCTCACGGGCGCGGCGGCTGTCCCTGCCCGAGGCCACCATCGGCGTGCTGTACCTGGGCCTGCCCATCCCCATCGTCCTCACGCTGATGGAGCGGATTCCCGAGCTCCAGCTCGCGCTGGGCTATCACCTGCATCAAGTGACGTATGTGGCGGGGCTGCTCGGCCGGCCGGAGCTGGGGTACTGGCTCGTCTTCGCGTTCCTGGTGCTGGCGCTGGTGCTGGGCGTCAACACGGGCTTCGTCGCCGCGGGCAGCGGGCGCGTGGACGTGAAGATGGGCTTCGAGCTCTTCGTCGCGCGCCGGCACGTGGAGGTCTTCCGCCCGTCGCTGCTGTTGGGGACGCTGGCGGTGCTGATGCTCGGCATCATCCCGCCGCTGCTCATCTACTTCATCATCCGCTCGGCGGAGGCCTCGGTGGAGCGGACCCGCATCCGCAAGCTGGGGTTGGCTGACCCGCTGGCGGCCGCGTCCGACCTCCACCGCCTCAAGCAGCACGAGCAGTCTCCCACGATGATGATGACCGCCCTGTCCGTGGGCGGCGTGGGCGTGGGCGTCATGGCGCTCATCATCACGCTGTCGGTGATGAGCGGCTTCGAGGCGGAGCTCCAGCGGAAGATATTGGGCACCAACGCGCATGCCGTGGTGTCCAAGTACGCGGGGGACATGACCGAGTTCCAGCAGGTCATGGAGGACGTCCGCAAGGTGCCGGGAGTCGTCGGCCAGACGCCCTTCATCATCAACCAGGTGATGATTGTCTCCGAGGGCAACGTCAACGGCGTCGTCATCAAGGGCATCGACCCGGACACGGTGGGCGAGGTGGCGGACCTGCCCAAGAACCTCCTGGACGGCGCGACGCTGGACGCCCTCTCCCATCCGGAGAAGGTGGCCCCTCGGAGCCATCCGGAAGAGGGCGGCCATCCTCCCACTGAGGAGTCCAAGGCGCCCGTGGCACTGCCCGGCATCATCGTGGGCCGGGAGCTGGCGGCGTCGCTGCGCGTGAAGGTGGGAGACCAGGTCAGCGTCGTCTCCCCCATGGGCACCGAGGTGGGCGTCTCCATGCCGACGCCGAAGAGCCGAGGCTTCCGCGTGGTGGCCATCTTCTACGCGGGGATGAACGAGTACGACTCCAAGTTCGTCTACATCCACCTCGAGGAAGCGCAGGACTTCTTCGACGTGAAGGGCGCCACGGGCATCGAGCTCAAGGTGGCGGACATCGACGAGGCGCGGAACATCTCCTCCCAGGTGACGAAGGCGCTGGGCGGCTATCCCTACCGTGCAAGGGATTGGGGCGCGATGAACAGGACGCTCTTCTCCGCGCTGCGTCTGCAGAAGCTGGTGATGGGCATCATCCTCTCCATCATCATCATCGTGGCCGCGGGGCTCATCGTCGCCACGGTGGTCATGCTGGTGTTGGAGAAGCGCAAGGAGATCTCCGTCCTCAAGGCGCTGGGTGTCCCCGATGGCGGCATCGTGAAGATATTCCTGGCGGAGGGGCTCCAGATTGGCGTCGCGGGGGGCTTCCTCGGCCTGCTGTCGGGCCTCTCGTGGTGTGTCTTCATCGAGAAGGTCGGCATCAAGCTGGACGCGGCGGTGTACTTCATGCCGGAGCTGCCGGTGCGCATCGAGCCCGTGCAGACGGTTCTCGCCGTCGTCATCGCGGTGCTCGTCACGTACCTGGCCTCCATCTACCCGGCCCTCAAGGCGAGCAGCGTGGAGCCCGTGGAGGGCCTCAAGGCGGAGTAG
- a CDS encoding helix-turn-helix domain-containing protein, producing MSAQLPESPEDEQLLDNLASTIGTQARAARMRLLLTQADVAQKVGLVPAVYGRLERGRMLPSVRTLHRLATALGTSPDSLMGHPFRPEPPADSPSVRLLVQQVRRLHPRRVKAVLHLVLSMR from the coding sequence ATGTCCGCTCAACTTCCAGAAAGCCCCGAGGACGAACAGCTCCTCGACAACCTCGCCAGCACCATCGGCACCCAGGCACGCGCCGCGCGGATGCGCCTGCTGCTCACGCAGGCGGATGTCGCCCAGAAGGTGGGGCTGGTCCCCGCCGTGTATGGCCGCCTGGAGCGAGGACGGATGCTGCCCAGCGTCCGCACCCTCCATCGCCTCGCCACCGCGCTGGGCACCTCTCCGGACTCCCTGATGGGCCACCCCTTCCGCCCCGAACCCCCCGCGGACTCGCCCTCCGTGCGACTCCTGGTCCAGCAGGTCCGCCGGCTGCATCCCCGTCGGGTCAAGGCCGTCCTGCACCTGGTGCTCTCGATGCGGTGA
- a CDS encoding serine/threonine protein kinase, whose translation MRDDGPPAVLCPGDVVVGYRVGEQLGRGGFGTVYRASCEGQPAALKLLHLPRAPGRVEREVSILLRLRHPNVVGIRAFGYWPLASPEFAVIAMEYVEGRQLDVWAREENPSARQVLLAVLGVARALAATHEAGVVHRDVKEANVMVRASDGLAVLVDYGVGDYEGAPGVTLSILPPGTPEYRPPEAWLFLEEHAGVRGARYVPGPSDDLWALGVVLYRLLTARVPFEAEDDQAFINAVISGTPVSPRTANERVPQALSEVCLRLLEKEAQARFPDARAVCAALEAVVASADAEWEVPLCDAYGPATATTEGPVDPMVRWVNDPLHRPRRGRRPEQVVEVADDAAPLDGAALAADVSPARPVEVSARTRWRKGWMALGLGLLGVATASVLLWGGGRRDEGRPVHEEVALAAKKPQAARAAAPTGPEAIPAAVARSATNSEVTATVTTTKSDTPSTWAPARKSTKGARTALATTALCGALACTGPQVRSPPEPEPCPEGSVEGMKKLGMSIGDYNDGTLLLDEPSRFLMVTEGPARITLGAQGATLTGRFIVGDRLYGRLTRARMGKGSVPVCFEVLDSSGNRGLEISGGGGDSGKVRVFSAFLVKAVSEFE comes from the coding sequence ATGAGGGACGACGGCCCCCCGGCGGTGCTGTGCCCTGGGGACGTGGTGGTGGGGTACAGGGTGGGGGAGCAGCTGGGGCGTGGCGGCTTCGGCACGGTGTATCGGGCCTCGTGTGAGGGGCAGCCCGCGGCGTTGAAGCTGCTGCATCTGCCTCGGGCCCCGGGGCGCGTGGAGCGGGAGGTGTCCATCCTCCTGCGCCTGCGGCATCCCAACGTCGTGGGAATCCGCGCGTTCGGGTACTGGCCCCTGGCGTCGCCGGAGTTCGCCGTCATCGCGATGGAGTACGTGGAGGGGCGGCAGCTCGACGTGTGGGCTCGGGAGGAGAACCCCTCCGCGCGGCAGGTGCTGCTGGCGGTGCTGGGGGTGGCGCGGGCGCTGGCGGCCACCCATGAGGCGGGGGTCGTCCACCGGGACGTGAAGGAGGCCAACGTCATGGTGCGGGCCTCCGACGGGCTGGCGGTGCTGGTGGACTATGGCGTCGGGGACTACGAGGGGGCTCCTGGCGTCACGCTCTCCATCCTGCCGCCTGGGACGCCGGAGTACCGGCCTCCGGAGGCGTGGCTGTTCCTGGAGGAGCATGCGGGTGTGCGAGGTGCCCGGTATGTCCCCGGACCTTCGGATGACCTGTGGGCGCTGGGGGTGGTGCTGTACCGGTTGCTCACGGCGCGGGTCCCGTTCGAGGCGGAGGACGACCAGGCCTTCATCAATGCCGTCATCTCCGGTACGCCGGTGTCGCCTCGGACGGCGAACGAGCGGGTGCCCCAGGCGCTGAGCGAGGTGTGCCTGCGCTTGTTGGAGAAGGAGGCCCAGGCGCGCTTCCCGGATGCGAGGGCGGTGTGCGCGGCGCTGGAGGCGGTGGTTGCTTCGGCGGATGCGGAGTGGGAGGTGCCCCTGTGCGACGCCTATGGGCCGGCCACGGCGACGACGGAGGGGCCCGTCGACCCGATGGTCAGGTGGGTGAATGACCCCTTGCACCGGCCTCGTCGGGGCAGGCGTCCCGAGCAGGTGGTGGAGGTGGCTGATGATGCAGCTCCGCTGGACGGTGCGGCGCTGGCGGCCGATGTGTCCCCGGCGCGGCCTGTCGAGGTGTCAGCGCGGACGCGCTGGCGCAAGGGGTGGATGGCGCTCGGGCTGGGGCTTCTCGGTGTGGCCACGGCGTCGGTTCTCCTCTGGGGAGGGGGACGTCGCGACGAGGGGCGTCCGGTCCATGAAGAAGTAGCGCTCGCCGCCAAGAAACCTCAAGCTGCCCGAGCCGCAGCTCCCACCGGGCCGGAGGCAATACCTGCGGCCGTCGCACGTTCCGCGACGAACTCCGAGGTGACTGCCACCGTGACGACAACGAAGAGCGACACTCCTTCCACGTGGGCGCCCGCCAGGAAGAGCACGAAGGGCGCCCGCACCGCGCTGGCGACGACGGCCCTGTGTGGCGCGCTGGCCTGCACCGGCCCGCAGGTGCGCTCCCCTCCGGAGCCCGAACCGTGTCCCGAAGGTTCCGTCGAGGGCATGAAGAAGCTGGGCATGAGCATCGGGGACTACAACGACGGGACGCTCCTCCTGGATGAGCCGTCCAGGTTCCTGATGGTCACGGAGGGGCCCGCACGAATCACCCTGGGGGCGCAGGGCGCCACATTGACCGGACGGTTCATCGTGGGCGACCGCCTCTATGGCCGGTTGACGCGGGCGCGCATGGGCAAGGGAAGCGTCCCCGTGTGCTTCGAGGTGCTGGATTCGTCTGGGAATCGTGGGCTGGAGATTTCGGGAGGCGGAGGGGATTCCGGCAAGGTTCGCGTGTTCTCCGCCTTCTTGGTCAAGGCGGTGAGCGAGTTTGAATGA
- a CDS encoding cold-shock protein translates to MERQRGTVKWFNDEKGYGFITPESGSDLFVHFRAIEGNGFKSLKEGQAVTFEAVQGQKGMQADKVQVEG, encoded by the coding sequence ATGGAGCGCCAAAGAGGAACCGTGAAGTGGTTCAACGACGAGAAGGGCTATGGGTTCATCACGCCCGAGAGCGGCTCGGACCTCTTCGTCCACTTCAGGGCCATTGAAGGCAATGGCTTCAAGAGCCTGAAAGAAGGGCAGGCCGTCACCTTCGAAGCCGTTCAAGGACAGAAGGGAATGCAGGCGGACAAGGTCCAGGTCGAAGGCTGA
- a CDS encoding HAD family hydrolase, whose translation MLRWLCLSWVLGFTACSGPAAHLRADPPRLLSVRTGGWRPEVRERLDALLTEHGRSSPSYNPRRRPVAVFDLDNTLIKNDVGDVLMAWMVEHDELHAPPGGDWRWTSSHLTDAALQSLSGACVDAASPEGRLLTRLHERCASAVLGIYLEGKTPEGASAWRQGTTATLHASYAWAAQLLAGHTPSRLRELASEALAVALVEPIGAKRRIAGYELASSIRVYDAQRDLIEAMQANGFEVWVVSASPQPAVEVVAARLGIPAHQVIGIRNVYVEGRAQPVFEGCGPVPDGKDTLMTYDEGKRCWVNKRIFGLPVEAQLRRAEDPASRPLFAAGDSDTDVSMLQDAVGLKLVIRRNKRRIMCNALANRNGTWLLQPMFLAPVAPMGPVPCGSHADGPVLDEEGRPIPDQQDAGP comes from the coding sequence ATGCTTCGGTGGCTCTGCCTGTCGTGGGTCCTCGGATTCACCGCCTGCTCGGGCCCCGCGGCCCATCTCCGGGCGGACCCTCCGAGGCTGCTCAGTGTGCGCACGGGAGGCTGGCGTCCGGAGGTCCGGGAGCGACTGGATGCGCTGCTGACGGAGCATGGGCGCTCCAGCCCTTCCTACAATCCTCGCCGCCGCCCGGTGGCCGTCTTCGACCTGGACAACACGCTCATCAAGAACGACGTCGGCGACGTGCTGATGGCGTGGATGGTGGAGCATGACGAACTCCATGCACCCCCGGGAGGAGACTGGCGGTGGACCAGCAGTCACTTGACGGACGCGGCGCTCCAGTCGCTCTCGGGGGCGTGTGTCGACGCGGCCAGCCCGGAGGGACGGTTGCTCACACGTCTGCATGAGCGCTGCGCTTCCGCCGTGCTGGGCATCTACCTGGAGGGGAAGACACCCGAGGGCGCCTCGGCATGGCGGCAGGGCACCACGGCCACGCTCCATGCCTCCTATGCGTGGGCGGCCCAGTTGCTCGCGGGGCATACACCCTCCCGGCTCCGCGAGCTGGCGTCCGAGGCCCTCGCCGTGGCGCTCGTCGAGCCCATCGGCGCGAAGCGTCGTATCGCGGGATACGAGCTGGCGTCCTCCATCCGGGTCTACGACGCGCAGCGCGACTTGATTGAGGCGATGCAAGCGAACGGGTTCGAGGTGTGGGTGGTCAGTGCCTCGCCACAGCCCGCCGTCGAGGTGGTGGCGGCCCGACTGGGTATTCCCGCGCACCAGGTCATCGGCATCCGCAATGTCTATGTGGAAGGACGCGCGCAGCCGGTGTTCGAGGGCTGTGGTCCAGTCCCCGATGGGAAGGACACGTTGATGACCTACGACGAAGGCAAGCGCTGTTGGGTCAACAAGCGCATCTTCGGGTTGCCCGTCGAGGCGCAGCTGCGGCGCGCGGAGGACCCGGCGTCGAGGCCCCTGTTCGCGGCGGGGGACTCGGATACGGATGTCTCGATGCTCCAGGATGCCGTGGGCCTCAAGCTGGTCATCCGGCGCAACAAGCGGCGCATCATGTGCAACGCATTGGCGAACCGGAATGGGACCTGGCTCCTCCAGCCCATGTTCCTGGCGCCTGTCGCGCCCATGGGCCCGGTGCCGTGCGGCTCACACGCGGACGGGCCCGTGCTGGATGAAGAGGGGCGTCCCATCCCGGACCAACAGGACGCCGGGCCCTGA
- a CDS encoding zinc ribbon domain-containing protein YjdM: protein MSALPPCPKCHSAYTYEDGSLFVCPECAHEWSATAAASEPTEGKREVRDAYGNLLQDGDSVTVIKDLKVKGSSTVVKVGTKVRSIRLVDGDHDIDCKIDGIGAMGLKSEFVKKA, encoded by the coding sequence ATGAGCGCCCTCCCTCCTTGCCCGAAGTGCCACTCCGCCTACACGTATGAGGACGGCAGTCTCTTCGTCTGCCCGGAGTGCGCGCACGAGTGGTCGGCCACCGCCGCCGCCTCCGAGCCCACCGAAGGCAAGCGCGAGGTGCGCGACGCCTACGGCAACCTGCTCCAGGACGGCGACAGCGTCACCGTCATCAAGGACCTGAAGGTCAAGGGCTCGTCGACGGTGGTGAAGGTCGGCACCAAGGTCCGGAGCATCCGCCTGGTCGATGGCGACCATGACATCGACTGCAAGATCGACGGCATCGGCGCCATGGGGCTCAAGTCGGAGTTCGTGAAGAAGGCCTAG